A genomic stretch from Cellulomonas sp. KRMCY2 includes:
- a CDS encoding PadR family transcriptional regulator: MSPVFAHGQLRLYLLSLLDSGPKHGYELITALSDRFGGTYRPSPGTVYPRLARLEEEGLVRRSDDGRKGTYALTDAGRLELAARSDDLAALEEGLAETVRSLAAAVRDDVRGSMAGLRADLAAAAQQARASAVPTTSPAAEARGQAHLRRAEAEVLLHRFRDELRADLRRAEAQGAIEQLTVDTVRTVLDSALTAVRATLRP; this comes from the coding sequence ATGTCGCCGGTCTTCGCCCACGGACAGCTGCGGCTGTACCTGCTGTCGCTGCTCGACTCGGGCCCCAAGCACGGCTACGAGCTGATCACTGCGCTGTCGGACCGCTTCGGTGGCACCTACCGGCCGAGTCCCGGGACGGTCTACCCGCGCCTGGCGCGGCTCGAGGAGGAGGGGCTGGTCCGGCGCTCCGACGACGGCCGCAAGGGCACCTACGCGCTGACCGACGCCGGACGTCTCGAGCTCGCGGCGCGCAGCGACGACCTCGCCGCCCTGGAGGAAGGGCTCGCAGAGACGGTACGGAGCCTCGCAGCGGCGGTGCGCGACGACGTCCGCGGTTCCATGGCCGGGCTGCGGGCCGACCTTGCTGCGGCCGCCCAGCAGGCACGGGCCTCCGCGGTGCCGACGACGTCACCGGCGGCCGAGGCACGCGGACAGGCGCACCTGCGCCGGGCCGAGGCGGAGGTGCTGCTGCACCGGTTCCGGGACGAGCTGCGGGCCGACCTTCGCCGGGCCGAGGCGCAGGGTGCGATCGAGCAGCTCACCGTCGACACGGTGCGGACGGTGCTGGACAGCGCGCTCACGGCCGTTCGCGCGACGCTGCGGCCCTGA
- a CDS encoding GDSL-type esterase/lipase family protein, with protein MTDRALRICVIGDELVAGVGDPKALGWVGRVTARTPLTPAPLVMTLAVPQETTTALSARWEAETSPRFGPQAADGEHHLVIGLGSADLEVGMSLARSRLNLANILDVAESLRLATFVVGPPPGDRGDPDQQAELSAAFADVAQRRRVPYVETYAPLARHEQWLADLASGDGHTPGQAGYGLMAWLVLHTGWQRWLGLPDDAV; from the coding sequence GTGACGGACCGCGCACTGCGCATCTGCGTCATCGGCGACGAGCTCGTCGCCGGCGTCGGCGACCCCAAGGCCCTCGGCTGGGTCGGCCGGGTGACCGCACGTACTCCCCTCACCCCGGCCCCGCTCGTGATGACCCTCGCGGTGCCGCAGGAGACGACCACGGCACTCAGCGCACGCTGGGAGGCCGAGACCTCCCCGCGCTTCGGCCCCCAGGCAGCCGACGGCGAGCACCACCTCGTCATCGGACTGGGCAGCGCGGACCTCGAGGTGGGGATGTCCCTGGCCCGCAGTCGGCTCAACCTGGCCAACATCCTCGACGTCGCGGAGTCCCTGCGGCTCGCCACCTTCGTGGTCGGGCCGCCGCCGGGCGACCGGGGCGACCCGGACCAGCAGGCGGAGCTGTCCGCGGCCTTCGCCGACGTCGCCCAGCGCCGACGGGTGCCCTACGTCGAGACCTACGCACCGCTGGCCCGCCACGAGCAGTGGCTCGCCGACCTCGCGAGCGGGGACGGGCACACCCCGGGTCAAGCCGGCTACGGCCTGATGGCGTGGCTCGTGCTGCACACCGGCTGGCAGCGCTGGCTCGGCCTGCCGGACGACGCCGTCTGA
- a CDS encoding GlxA family transcriptional regulator — MLDSVAVIVLPGVAPFELGVVCEVFGIDRRDTGGPVFDFRVCTEVPGVVAAKADFDLVVHRGLDAAAGVDLVVVPAYGDDVEVSEVVLDILRDAEARGAWLLSVCSGAFALGRAGLLDGRRCTTHWMHTDALARRHPQADVDPAVLYVEDRGVVTSAGTAAGIDACLHLVRRELGAVAAAAIARRMVVPPHRDGGQAQYIDLPMPSGDGELAPVLAWIGANLEAEITVPVLARRARMSERTFARRFRAETGTTPAGWTARQRLLRAQELLERTDLPVEEVGRRSGFGGAAALRHHFARVLDTSPQAYRRRFACVDEASADVGGANDAAS, encoded by the coding sequence ATGCTCGACTCCGTCGCTGTGATCGTGCTGCCTGGTGTCGCCCCCTTCGAGCTCGGGGTGGTCTGCGAGGTGTTCGGTATCGACCGCCGGGACACCGGTGGGCCGGTGTTCGACTTCCGGGTGTGCACCGAGGTGCCGGGCGTCGTCGCGGCCAAGGCGGACTTCGACCTGGTGGTCCACCGCGGGCTGGACGCCGCTGCCGGCGTCGACCTCGTCGTGGTCCCCGCCTACGGGGACGACGTCGAGGTGTCCGAGGTGGTCCTCGACATCCTGCGCGACGCCGAGGCGCGGGGCGCCTGGCTGCTCAGCGTGTGCAGCGGCGCGTTCGCGCTCGGTCGGGCCGGGCTGCTCGACGGGCGGCGGTGCACGACGCACTGGATGCACACCGACGCGCTCGCCCGTCGGCACCCGCAGGCCGACGTCGACCCGGCCGTGCTGTACGTGGAGGACCGCGGCGTCGTGACCAGCGCCGGGACGGCGGCGGGGATCGATGCGTGCCTGCACCTGGTCCGGCGCGAGCTCGGCGCGGTCGCGGCGGCGGCCATCGCCCGCCGGATGGTGGTCCCGCCGCATCGCGACGGGGGTCAGGCCCAGTACATCGACCTGCCCATGCCCAGCGGCGACGGCGAGCTCGCACCGGTGCTGGCCTGGATCGGGGCGAACCTCGAGGCCGAGATCACCGTCCCCGTCCTGGCACGCCGGGCCAGGATGTCCGAGCGCACGTTCGCGCGGCGGTTCCGCGCCGAGACCGGCACGACGCCCGCCGGCTGGACGGCCCGTCAGCGCCTGCTGCGTGCCCAGGAGCTGCTCGAACGCACCGACCTGCCCGTGGAGGAGGTCGGTCGTCGGTCCGGCTTCGGCGGAGCCGCGGCGCTGCGGCACCACTTCGCGCGGGTCCTGGACACCAGCCCGCAGGCTTACCGCAGGCGGTTCGCCTGCGTGGACGAGGCGAGCGCGGACGTCGGCGGCGCGAACGACGCTGCGTCCTGA
- a CDS encoding ABC transporter permease, with translation MKAALLSEYRKIVTTRMWWILLISFAGYVAFTAAAFGFSMHTARDTGAGQGADPLLLTDAVIASSTYGVATSIGYAFPLIVGTLLVTNEFRYQTLTPTFLAGPSRTIMLLAKLGASFVIGLVFGVVGVVATVATGAGAIAVAGGDTLLGDPEIRRGIVLSVVALAVWTVVGVGFGAVLPNQVAAIVVILGFTQLVEPVARLVLAVWPVTEGIARYLPGAAGDAIAGGSIYSMMSAGGVQLLEWWQGLLVLLAYAAVLSAIGRFTRLRRDVT, from the coding sequence ATGAAGGCGGCCCTGCTCAGCGAGTACCGCAAGATCGTCACGACCCGGATGTGGTGGATCCTGCTCATCTCCTTCGCGGGGTACGTGGCGTTCACGGCGGCGGCCTTCGGCTTCTCGATGCACACGGCCAGGGACACCGGCGCCGGACAGGGCGCCGACCCCCTGCTGCTCACCGACGCCGTCATCGCCTCGTCGACCTACGGGGTCGCGACGTCGATCGGCTACGCCTTCCCGCTCATCGTCGGGACGCTGCTCGTGACCAACGAGTTCCGGTACCAGACCCTCACGCCGACCTTCCTCGCCGGGCCGTCGCGCACGATCATGCTCCTCGCGAAGCTCGGGGCCTCGTTCGTCATCGGGCTCGTCTTCGGCGTCGTCGGCGTCGTCGCGACCGTCGCGACCGGCGCCGGCGCGATCGCCGTCGCCGGCGGCGACACGCTGCTCGGCGACCCGGAGATCCGACGCGGCATCGTGCTGTCCGTGGTCGCGCTCGCGGTCTGGACGGTCGTCGGCGTCGGCTTCGGGGCCGTCCTGCCGAACCAGGTCGCCGCGATCGTCGTCATCCTCGGCTTCACCCAGCTCGTCGAGCCCGTCGCTCGCCTGGTGCTCGCCGTGTGGCCGGTGACCGAGGGGATCGCCCGCTACCTCCCCGGGGCAGCCGGTGACGCGATCGCGGGCGGGAGCATCTACTCGATGATGAGCGCCGGCGGGGTGCAGCTGCTCGAGTGGTGGCAGGGCCTCCTCGTGCTCCTCGCCTATGCGGCGGTCCTCTCGGCCATCGGCCGGTTCACGAGGCTCCGGCGGGACGTCACCTGA
- a CDS encoding ABC transporter ATP-binding protein, which translates to MSEQTGPSPVDPASPNPPAASRSARHSAGHETDGVVRVDHLAKRFGEVQAVDDLSFTVQPGRVTGFLGPNGAGKTTTLRMLLGLVHPTAGTATIGGHRYGDLPRPQRIVGAALEAASFHPGRSARDHLRVYAPQAGVSDSRCDEVLELVGLTDVANRRAGGFSLGMRQRLGLATTLLGDPRVLMLDEPANGLDPGGIAWLRAFLRFLASEGRTVLISSHVLSEVQQTVDDVIIIADGRLVHASSLADLAALTRREVLVASPDPGRLAALVEASWPGRSVPAPGRPGALVVHDVDTASVGAAAFRDGLELHELATRDIGLEEIFLRLTASTDVTGGAA; encoded by the coding sequence GTGAGCGAGCAGACAGGGCCGAGCCCGGTGGATCCAGCCTCCCCGAACCCACCCGCAGCGTCCCGGTCGGCCCGGCACTCGGCCGGGCACGAGACGGACGGCGTGGTCAGGGTCGATCACCTCGCCAAGCGCTTCGGCGAGGTCCAGGCCGTCGACGACCTGTCCTTCACGGTCCAGCCGGGCCGCGTGACGGGCTTCCTCGGCCCCAACGGCGCCGGCAAGACGACCACCCTGCGGATGCTGCTCGGCCTCGTGCACCCGACCGCCGGCACGGCCACGATCGGCGGCCACCGCTACGGGGACCTGCCGCGCCCGCAACGGATCGTCGGCGCCGCGCTCGAGGCCGCGAGCTTCCACCCCGGCCGGTCCGCCCGTGACCACCTGCGCGTCTACGCACCGCAGGCCGGGGTGTCGGACAGCCGCTGCGACGAGGTCCTGGAGCTGGTCGGGCTCACCGACGTCGCGAACCGGCGCGCCGGCGGCTTCTCGCTCGGGATGCGGCAGCGGCTGGGGCTCGCGACGACCCTCCTGGGCGATCCCCGGGTCCTGATGCTCGACGAACCGGCCAACGGCCTCGACCCCGGGGGGATCGCCTGGCTGCGCGCGTTCCTGCGCTTCCTGGCGAGCGAGGGACGGACGGTGCTCATCTCGAGCCACGTGCTCTCCGAGGTGCAGCAGACGGTGGACGACGTGATCATCATCGCCGACGGACGTCTCGTGCACGCGTCGTCGCTCGCGGACCTGGCCGCGCTCACCCGGCGTGAGGTGCTCGTCGCCTCCCCGGACCCCGGACGGCTCGCCGCGCTGGTCGAGGCGAGCTGGCCCGGCCGGTCGGTCCCTGCGCCGGGACGACCCGGTGCGCTGGTCGTCCACGACGTCGACACGGCATCGGTCGGCGCAGCGGCGTTCCGGGACGGTCTCGAGCTGCATGAGCTCGCCACCCGGGACATCGGCCTCGAGGAGATCTTCCTTCGCCTCACCGCGAGCACCGACGTCACCGGAGGTGCGGCATGA
- a CDS encoding HAMP domain-containing sensor histidine kinase, with translation MTSPRHAVRGRLPDVRPLDRLSSIKIKLGVLVTATVTLAAFITWLGLHYHLGPSRTLPLAVVVSVIAVQFLARGMTSPLREMTAAARAMAGGDYSQRVRATSRDEVGQLAEAFNTMADDLEHVDLLRREMVANVSHELRTPVTALRAQLENMVDGVSAPDQATLQAALDQTERLGRLVGYLLDLSRIEAGAVGLDITEVPLGAFLQDAAAAAAPVAADKALTFEVHVEPTDLTVPADAERLHQVVANLLHNAVRHSPSGATVRLEARRAGGGVVIDVVDQGPGIAPADRRRVFERFTRGNAPAQTGQVSTGGTGLGLAIVRWAVQLHGGTVHVADSRTGCIMRVTLPLDHPRGPSPAATVGG, from the coding sequence GTGACCAGCCCCCGGCACGCGGTCAGGGGGCGGCTGCCCGACGTCCGCCCGCTCGACCGCCTCTCGTCCATCAAGATCAAGCTCGGTGTGCTCGTGACCGCGACGGTCACGCTCGCCGCGTTCATCACCTGGCTGGGCCTGCACTACCACCTGGGGCCGAGCCGTACCCTCCCGCTCGCGGTGGTCGTCTCGGTGATCGCCGTGCAGTTCCTGGCCCGCGGCATGACCTCACCCCTGCGCGAGATGACGGCGGCTGCCCGCGCGATGGCGGGCGGTGACTACTCCCAGCGGGTCCGTGCGACGAGCCGCGACGAGGTGGGTCAGCTCGCCGAGGCGTTCAACACGATGGCCGACGACCTCGAGCACGTCGACCTGCTGCGCCGCGAGATGGTCGCGAACGTCTCCCACGAGCTGCGTACCCCGGTCACAGCGCTCCGCGCCCAGCTCGAGAACATGGTCGACGGCGTGAGCGCGCCGGACCAGGCGACGCTCCAGGCGGCCCTCGACCAGACCGAGCGGCTGGGCCGCCTGGTCGGCTACCTGCTCGACCTCTCCCGGATCGAGGCCGGCGCTGTCGGCCTCGACATCACCGAGGTGCCGCTCGGCGCGTTCCTCCAGGACGCTGCCGCCGCGGCGGCACCCGTCGCCGCGGACAAAGCCCTGACCTTCGAGGTGCACGTCGAGCCGACCGACCTGACCGTCCCGGCCGACGCCGAGCGCCTGCACCAGGTCGTGGCGAACCTCCTGCACAACGCGGTGCGACACTCGCCGTCGGGGGCGACGGTGCGGCTCGAGGCCCGACGCGCAGGCGGGGGCGTCGTGATCGACGTCGTCGACCAAGGGCCCGGCATCGCCCCGGCGGACCGGCGCAGGGTCTTCGAACGGTTCACCCGCGGCAACGCACCGGCGCAGACGGGCCAGGTCAGCACCGGCGGGACCGGCCTCGGGCTGGCGATCGTCCGGTGGGCGGTGCAGCTGCACGGCGGCACCGTGCACGTCGCCGACTCGCGGACCGGGTGCATCATGCGCGTGACCCTTCCGCTGGACCACCCACGCGGACCGTCGCCCGCCGCTACGGTGGGCGGGTGA
- a CDS encoding response regulator transcription factor gives MAATPSQSPSAGRAPSSSDNGLDAVPVTVLVVEDEPAIATAIAHRMAAEGWRVEIASDGLSGVAAAARLAPDVVVLDVMLPGIDGLEVCRRIQLDRPVPVIMLTARDDETDMLVGLGVGADDYMTKPFSMRELLARTKALLRRVERSARLAEQATAEPAMSLGDVVIDRAQRRVARDGQTVHLTPTEFDLLVTLAQSPRTVLTRERLLADVWDWVDASGTRTVDSHVKALRRKLGADLIRTVHGVGYAFEPADD, from the coding sequence ATGGCAGCGACCCCCAGCCAGAGCCCCTCCGCCGGCAGAGCCCCGTCATCCTCCGACAACGGCCTGGACGCGGTGCCCGTCACGGTCCTCGTCGTCGAGGACGAGCCGGCGATCGCCACGGCGATCGCCCACCGGATGGCCGCCGAGGGGTGGCGCGTCGAGATCGCGTCCGACGGGCTGAGCGGGGTCGCCGCTGCGGCGCGCCTGGCGCCGGACGTCGTCGTCCTCGACGTCATGCTCCCGGGGATCGACGGCCTGGAGGTCTGCCGGCGCATCCAGCTCGACCGTCCGGTGCCCGTGATCATGCTGACCGCCCGCGACGACGAGACGGACATGCTCGTGGGCCTCGGCGTCGGCGCGGACGACTACATGACCAAGCCGTTCTCGATGCGCGAGCTGCTCGCCCGGACCAAGGCCCTGCTGCGGCGGGTCGAGCGCTCGGCCCGGCTGGCCGAGCAGGCGACGGCCGAGCCCGCGATGAGCCTCGGCGACGTCGTGATCGACCGCGCGCAACGACGCGTCGCCCGCGACGGGCAGACGGTGCACCTGACGCCGACCGAGTTCGACCTCCTGGTGACCCTCGCCCAGAGCCCCCGCACGGTGCTCACCCGCGAGCGCCTGCTGGCCGACGTCTGGGACTGGGTCGACGCGAGCGGTACCCGCACCGTCGACTCCCACGTCAAGGCGCTGCGCCGCAAGCTGGGCGCCGACCTGATCCGGACCGTGCACGGCGTGGGCTACGCGTTCGAGCCGGCCGACGACTGA
- a CDS encoding hemolysin family protein produces MLSDWLMVLLGVVLTIGTAIFVAAEFALVTLDPGLVERATGRDPDRRSLSVRKALSHLSTQLSGAQVGITLTTILLGYTTQPALAALLGDWLGSTALARGAVAGVAGVLSLVLVNGFSMLFGELVPKNMALSAPLPTARAVAPIQRGFTAALHPVISVLNGSANALLRRVGVEPREELSGGRSAQELIALVRRSAEIGTLDRGTATLLTNSIELDTLTAVDVMTDRTRLEVVRRDDTAADVIALARSTGHSRFPVIDTSHDDIVGLVHLRRAIAVPYDRRPDVPAAALMDDAPRVPETVRLGPLLVELREHGMQMAVVVDEYGGTAGVVTLEDVIEELVGEVADEHDPRRAGVHRTADGSWSVPGLLRPDELAEATTLVVPDDGAYETLGGLVMAGLGRLPHAGDEVVVPGVVLRVEQMDGRRVDRLRVRPAHVDVGTDDAGTEGRS; encoded by the coding sequence ATGCTGAGCGACTGGCTCATGGTCCTGCTCGGCGTCGTCCTGACGATCGGCACGGCGATCTTCGTCGCTGCCGAGTTCGCGCTGGTCACGCTCGACCCGGGCCTGGTGGAGCGTGCGACGGGTCGCGACCCGGACCGCAGGTCGCTCTCGGTGCGCAAGGCGCTGTCCCACCTGTCGACGCAGCTCTCCGGCGCGCAGGTCGGCATCACGCTGACCACGATCCTGCTCGGCTACACGACGCAGCCTGCGCTCGCAGCACTCCTCGGCGACTGGCTGGGGTCGACGGCCCTGGCGCGCGGCGCCGTCGCGGGAGTGGCCGGCGTCCTGTCCCTCGTCCTGGTCAACGGCTTCTCGATGCTCTTCGGCGAGCTCGTGCCGAAGAACATGGCACTGAGCGCGCCGCTGCCGACCGCCCGGGCCGTCGCCCCGATCCAGCGCGGGTTCACCGCCGCCCTGCACCCGGTCATCTCGGTGCTCAACGGCAGCGCCAACGCGTTGCTGCGCCGGGTCGGCGTCGAGCCGCGCGAGGAGCTGTCCGGCGGGCGGTCCGCCCAGGAGCTGATCGCCCTGGTGCGCCGCTCGGCCGAGATCGGCACCCTCGATCGCGGCACCGCGACCCTGCTGACCAACTCGATCGAGCTCGACACGCTGACCGCTGTGGACGTGATGACCGACCGGACGCGCCTCGAGGTCGTCCGGCGTGACGACACCGCGGCGGACGTCATCGCGCTGGCCCGGTCGACCGGGCACTCGCGGTTCCCGGTCATCGACACGTCGCACGACGACATCGTCGGGCTCGTGCACCTGCGCCGGGCCATCGCCGTGCCGTACGACCGACGACCCGACGTGCCGGCCGCGGCCCTGATGGACGACGCGCCCCGGGTCCCGGAGACCGTTCGGCTCGGCCCGCTGCTCGTCGAGCTGCGTGAGCACGGCATGCAGATGGCTGTCGTCGTCGACGAGTACGGCGGGACGGCCGGCGTCGTGACGCTCGAGGACGTCATCGAGGAGCTCGTCGGTGAGGTCGCCGACGAGCACGACCCACGCCGTGCCGGGGTGCACCGGACGGCCGACGGCTCGTGGAGCGTGCCAGGGCTGCTGCGTCCCGACGAGCTCGCCGAGGCGACCACCCTGGTGGTGCCGGACGACGGCGCGTACGAGACGCTCGGTGGCCTGGTGATGGCGGGGCTCGGCCGGCTCCCGCATGCGGGGGACGAGGTCGTGGTGCCCGGCGTGGTGCTGCGGGTCGAGCAGATGGACGGCCGGCGGGTGGACCGGTTGCGGGTGCGTCCCGCCCACGTCGACGTCGGCACCGACGACGCCGGGACGGAGGGCAGGTCATGA
- a CDS encoding hemolysin family protein, which yields MSTGLAIALGIVLLAANAFFVGAEFAIISARRSSIEPLAAAGSLRAKVVLWAMEHVSLMLACAQLGITVCSTSLGVVAEPAIAHLIEDPLVAVGLPAEASHPVAFVVALGIVVYLHVVLGEMVPKNLAVAGPDKAVLWFGPPLVWIARAVSPVITALNWLANHILRSVGIDPKDEVASAFTAQEVQSIVERSQAEGLLDDAQGLLAGAIEFSDRTAVDVMIAVQDLVSVPLGCSVADVERLVARTGFSRFPVTDPTGAPVGYLHLKDVLYATADERDEAVPAWRVRALAQVQPDDEVEETLAAMQRTGTHCARVVVDGAAVGVVFLEDILEELVGEVRDAMQRGQLH from the coding sequence ATGAGCACCGGCCTGGCGATCGCCCTCGGCATCGTCCTGCTCGCGGCCAACGCGTTCTTCGTCGGCGCCGAGTTCGCGATCATCTCCGCCCGACGCAGCTCGATCGAGCCCCTGGCGGCGGCCGGCTCGCTGCGCGCCAAGGTGGTCCTGTGGGCCATGGAGCACGTCTCGCTGATGCTCGCCTGCGCCCAGCTCGGGATCACCGTGTGCTCGACGTCGCTCGGTGTGGTTGCCGAGCCGGCGATCGCGCACCTGATCGAGGACCCGCTGGTCGCGGTCGGCCTGCCGGCCGAGGCGAGTCATCCGGTGGCGTTCGTGGTCGCGCTCGGCATCGTCGTGTACCTGCACGTCGTGCTCGGTGAGATGGTCCCCAAGAACCTCGCTGTGGCCGGCCCCGACAAGGCAGTGCTCTGGTTCGGCCCACCGCTGGTCTGGATCGCGCGGGCGGTCAGCCCGGTGATCACCGCGCTCAACTGGCTGGCGAACCACATCCTGCGCTCGGTGGGGATCGACCCGAAGGACGAGGTGGCCTCGGCGTTCACCGCCCAGGAGGTGCAGTCGATCGTCGAGCGGTCCCAGGCCGAGGGGCTGCTCGACGACGCCCAGGGTCTGCTGGCAGGTGCGATCGAGTTCTCCGACCGGACGGCGGTCGACGTGATGATCGCGGTGCAGGACCTCGTGTCCGTCCCGCTGGGGTGCAGCGTCGCCGACGTCGAGCGTCTCGTGGCCCGGACCGGGTTCAGCCGGTTCCCGGTGACGGACCCGACCGGTGCGCCGGTCGGGTACCTGCACCTCAAGGACGTCCTGTACGCGACGGCCGACGAGCGGGACGAGGCGGTTCCGGCCTGGCGGGTGCGCGCGCTCGCGCAGGTGCAGCCGGACGACGAGGTCGAGGAGACCCTGGCGGCGATGCAGCGGACCGGCACGCACTGCGCTCGCGTGGTCGTCGACGGCGCAGCCGTCGGGGTCGTGTTCCTCGAGGACATCCTCGAGGAGCTGGTCGGCGAGGTTCGGGACGCCATGCAGCGCGGGCAGCTGCACTGA
- a CDS encoding M15 family metallopeptidase — MTSLTSRRALRDPQSSRLRSGWLARWVPRTAVLVALASATIAVPLADTASSQTDAFAAAGPVGYPSAVDVLSSAQPTSTPTSLLAAVRGATLVSDTSSRSFERNPLPGCDGEAREAGSNGQVPASDLCTLWDGRQMLRGDAAVALAELNKNFNAAFGRDMCITDTYRTLSEQRRVAATKPGLAATPGTSNHGWGLAIDLCTSENRLTSVMSWLADNGPTYGWDNPDWARRGGSGAYEPWHWEYVPGTTALGTNY; from the coding sequence GTGACCTCGTTGACCTCTCGTCGAGCCCTGCGCGACCCCCAGAGCTCACGCCTCCGTTCGGGCTGGCTGGCCCGTTGGGTCCCACGGACCGCAGTGCTCGTGGCGCTGGCCTCCGCGACGATCGCGGTTCCCCTCGCCGACACGGCCTCGTCCCAGACCGACGCCTTCGCCGCGGCCGGCCCCGTCGGCTATCCCTCGGCGGTCGACGTGCTCTCCTCCGCGCAGCCGACCTCGACACCGACCTCGTTGCTCGCCGCCGTCCGCGGCGCGACGCTCGTGTCGGACACGTCGAGCCGGTCCTTCGAGCGCAACCCGCTGCCCGGCTGCGACGGCGAGGCCCGCGAGGCAGGGTCCAACGGGCAGGTTCCCGCATCGGACCTGTGCACGCTGTGGGACGGTCGCCAGATGCTGCGCGGGGACGCCGCCGTGGCGCTCGCCGAGCTGAACAAGAACTTCAACGCAGCCTTCGGCCGCGACATGTGCATCACGGACACGTACCGCACGTTGTCCGAGCAGCGACGGGTCGCTGCCACCAAGCCCGGCCTGGCGGCAACCCCGGGGACGTCCAACCACGGCTGGGGCCTGGCGATCGACCTGTGCACCTCGGAGAACCGGCTCACCTCGGTGATGTCGTGGCTCGCCGACAACGGACCGACCTACGGCTGGGACAACCCCGACTGGGCTCGGCGTGGCGGTTCGGGCGCCTACGAGCCCTGGCACTGGGAGTACGTGCCGGGCACGACGGCCCTCGGCACCAACTACTGA
- a CDS encoding aldose 1-epimerase family protein: protein MSSPLTSSTTPAPLSGHQINLRLDDQELTVTDVGAKVRRYAVGGRDVFTPFGEEETAPAGHGAVLAPWPNRITDGRYTVDGVEHQLDISEPALGTALHGLAMWQRWSVVDPGPTDAAHAADQAVSLELRLAPSGGYPFDLLLGITYRLTAAGLHVQATATNLGTRSAPYGIGFHPWLSPGDASLDDCTVRLDAATRVTVDERLLPTGTTPATGSYDLREPRSLRGLDLDDAYVDVVRDEQGLSWIQVAAPDGRTAAVWMDESMDTWQICTGDHIGAVDYRRTGVAAEPMSCIADAFRTGERLVMLAPGQRHEVTWGATLL from the coding sequence GTGAGTTCTCCCCTGACGTCATCGACGACCCCTGCCCCGCTGTCCGGGCACCAGATCAACCTGCGGCTCGACGACCAGGAGCTGACGGTCACCGACGTCGGCGCCAAGGTGCGGCGGTACGCCGTCGGCGGTCGGGACGTGTTCACGCCGTTCGGCGAGGAGGAGACGGCGCCGGCCGGCCACGGTGCCGTGCTGGCCCCCTGGCCCAACCGGATCACCGACGGCCGGTACACCGTCGACGGCGTCGAGCACCAGCTGGACATCAGCGAGCCTGCGCTCGGCACGGCGCTGCACGGACTGGCCATGTGGCAGCGCTGGAGCGTCGTCGACCCCGGTCCGACCGACGCCGCGCACGCCGCCGACCAGGCGGTCAGCCTCGAGCTGCGGCTCGCGCCGAGCGGCGGCTACCCGTTCGACCTCCTCCTGGGGATCACCTACCGGCTCACGGCCGCGGGACTGCACGTGCAGGCGACCGCGACGAACCTCGGGACGCGGTCTGCTCCGTACGGCATCGGCTTCCACCCGTGGCTCTCCCCCGGTGACGCCTCGCTCGACGACTGCACCGTGCGCCTGGACGCCGCAACCAGGGTCACCGTGGACGAGCGACTGCTGCCCACCGGGACGACGCCGGCGACCGGCTCGTACGACCTGCGCGAACCGCGCTCGCTGCGGGGTCTCGATCTCGACGACGCGTACGTCGACGTCGTGCGGGACGAGCAGGGGCTGTCCTGGATCCAGGTCGCCGCACCCGACGGCAGGACGGCCGCCGTGTGGATGGACGAGTCGATGGACACCTGGCAGATCTGCACCGGCGACCACATCGGCGCGGTGGACTACCGGCGGACCGGGGTGGCAGCAGAGCCGATGAGCTGCATCGCCGACGCGTTCCGCACCGGCGAGCGCCTCGTCATGCTCGCACCGGGGCAGCGGCACGAGGTCACCTGGGGCGCGACGCTCCTGTGA